In Sphingomonas phyllosphaerae, one DNA window encodes the following:
- the glgA gene encoding glycogen synthase GlgA, protein MPISVLSVASEAYPLVKTGGLGDVVGALPAALAPHDVNVVTLVPGYPRVMTAVEGSAVLHDWPDLIGAPARLLSGTIGGHKLLVLDAPGYFAREGGPYGDPSGRDWDDNWRRFAAFGRAAADLASGAVKGFRFDVLHAHDWQAGLAPAYLRFAPAGGRAAQSVMTIHNIAFQGRYDGGIFGSLALPDRAFAVDGVEYYGGVGYLKAGLEAADAITTVSPTYAAEILRPDFGMGLEGLIRARRGRVSGIVNGIDPAVWNPATDAALSERYDAASLAHRVTNKRALETAFSLEPGDGPLFCVVTRLTWQKGMDVLVDTIDALVAGGGRLALLGSGDAWLEHAFNAAAARHPGKVGVRIGYDEALSHLMQGGADAILIPSRFEPCGLTQLYGLAYGCVPVVARTGGLADTVIHANAAALDAGVATGVQFDNVTHESLAHAIALAIQLFATPDRWASIQRAGMAADFSWATSGRRYADLYRELLSA, encoded by the coding sequence ATGCCGATCTCGGTCCTGTCGGTTGCGTCCGAAGCCTATCCGCTCGTCAAGACCGGCGGGCTGGGCGATGTCGTCGGCGCGCTGCCCGCCGCGCTCGCGCCGCATGACGTGAACGTCGTTACGCTCGTCCCCGGCTATCCGCGCGTCATGACGGCGGTGGAGGGGTCGGCGGTGCTCCACGATTGGCCGGACCTGATCGGCGCACCCGCACGGTTGCTGTCGGGAACGATCGGCGGCCACAAATTGCTCGTGCTCGACGCGCCCGGCTACTTCGCGCGGGAGGGCGGGCCCTATGGCGATCCGTCCGGGCGCGACTGGGACGACAATTGGCGGCGCTTCGCCGCGTTCGGGCGCGCGGCGGCCGATCTCGCCTCGGGCGCGGTCAAGGGCTTCCGCTTCGACGTGCTCCACGCGCACGACTGGCAGGCCGGGCTCGCCCCCGCCTATCTGCGCTTCGCTCCGGCCGGTGGCCGCGCCGCGCAATCGGTGATGACGATCCACAACATCGCCTTTCAGGGCCGCTATGACGGCGGCATCTTCGGCTCGCTGGCGCTGCCCGATCGCGCCTTCGCGGTCGATGGTGTCGAATATTATGGCGGGGTCGGCTACCTCAAGGCCGGGCTGGAGGCCGCCGACGCGATCACCACCGTCAGCCCGACCTATGCCGCCGAGATCCTGCGTCCCGATTTCGGCATGGGTCTGGAAGGATTGATCCGCGCCCGCCGCGGGCGGGTGTCGGGGATCGTCAACGGCATCGATCCGGCGGTATGGAATCCGGCCACCGACGCCGCCCTATCCGAGCGCTACGACGCCGCCAGCCTCGCCCACCGCGTCACCAACAAGCGCGCGCTGGAAACCGCCTTCTCGCTCGAACCCGGCGATGGTCCGCTGTTCTGCGTCGTCACGCGCCTGACGTGGCAGAAGGGCATGGACGTGCTGGTCGACACGATCGACGCGCTGGTCGCAGGGGGTGGTCGCCTCGCGCTGCTCGGATCGGGCGACGCGTGGCTCGAGCACGCCTTCAACGCGGCGGCGGCACGACACCCCGGCAAGGTCGGGGTACGGATCGGCTATGACGAGGCGCTGTCGCATCTGATGCAGGGCGGGGCGGACGCGATCCTGATCCCGTCGCGGTTCGAGCCGTGTGGGCTGACCCAGCTCTATGGTCTCGCCTATGGCTGCGTGCCCGTGGTCGCGCGGACTGGCGGGCTCGCCGATACCGTGATCCACGCCAATGCCGCCGCGCTCGACGCGGGCGTGGCGACCGGGGTGCAATTCGACAACGTCACGCATGAGTCACTGGCGCATGCCATTGCGCTTGCGATACAATTGTTTGCCACGCCCGATCGCTGGGCCTCGATCCAGCGCGCGGGCATGGCGGCGGACTTCTCCTGGGCGACCAGCGGACGCCGCTATGCCGATCTTTACCGGGAGCTGCTGTCCGCATGA
- a CDS encoding alpha-D-glucose phosphate-specific phosphoglucomutase, with protein sequence MIRTVTTSPFTDQKPGTSGLRKKVKVFQQPNYAENFIQSVFDVVEGKQGATLVIGGDGRYLNREVIQTAIRMAAAAGFARVVVGQGGILSTPAASNVIRTRGALGGLVLSASHNPGGPDEDFGIKYNVANGGPAPEKVTEAIHARTLSIDAWHGADTADVDLDTLGETQVEGMTVEVIDPVAAYAELMESLFDFDAIRAAKLTMAFDAMSAVTGPYAKEILERRLGFAPGTVRNGTPLEDFGGHHPDPNLVHAHDLYETMMAADAPDFGAASDGDGDRNLIIGRGRFVTPSDSLAMLAANAHRAPGYAGGLKGIARSMPTSAAADRVAEKLGIPSFETPTGWKFFGNLLDAGMATICGEESAGTGSDHVREKDGLWAVLLWLNILAATGKSVDRIARDHWAEYGRNYYARHDYEGVDSAAADILMAELRGKLGTLPGTAFGPLTVAAADDFAYEDPTDGSVSRNQGVRVLFEGGSRVVFRLSGTGTSGATLRVYLERYEPVGGDMDAETGAMLADIVAAAEAIAGIRAHTGREQPDVVT encoded by the coding sequence ATGATCCGTACCGTCACGACCTCACCCTTCACCGATCAGAAGCCCGGCACCTCCGGTCTGCGCAAGAAGGTGAAGGTCTTTCAGCAGCCGAACTATGCCGAGAACTTCATCCAGTCGGTCTTCGACGTGGTCGAGGGCAAGCAGGGCGCGACGCTGGTGATCGGCGGCGACGGCCGGTATCTCAATCGCGAGGTGATCCAGACCGCGATCCGCATGGCGGCGGCGGCCGGCTTTGCGCGGGTCGTCGTCGGGCAAGGCGGCATCCTGTCGACTCCCGCGGCGTCGAACGTGATCCGCACGCGCGGCGCGCTCGGCGGGCTGGTGCTGTCGGCGAGCCACAATCCCGGCGGCCCCGACGAGGATTTCGGGATCAAATATAACGTCGCGAACGGCGGCCCCGCGCCCGAGAAGGTGACCGAGGCGATCCACGCCCGCACGCTGTCGATCGACGCATGGCACGGCGCCGACACCGCCGACGTCGATCTGGACACGCTTGGCGAGACGCAGGTCGAGGGGATGACGGTCGAGGTGATCGACCCGGTCGCCGCTTATGCCGAACTGATGGAGTCGCTGTTCGACTTCGACGCGATCCGCGCGGCGAAGCTGACGATGGCCTTCGACGCGATGAGTGCGGTGACCGGGCCGTATGCCAAGGAGATATTGGAGAGGCGGCTCGGCTTCGCGCCCGGCACGGTGCGCAACGGCACCCCGCTGGAGGATTTCGGCGGGCATCACCCGGACCCCAATCTCGTCCATGCGCACGACCTCTACGAGACGATGATGGCGGCGGACGCGCCCGATTTCGGCGCGGCGTCGGACGGCGACGGCGATCGCAACCTCATCATCGGGCGCGGGCGGTTCGTGACGCCGTCGGACAGCCTCGCGATGCTCGCCGCCAACGCGCATCGCGCACCCGGCTATGCCGGCGGGCTGAAGGGGATCGCGCGCTCGATGCCGACCAGCGCCGCGGCGGATCGCGTCGCCGAGAAGCTCGGCATCCCGTCGTTCGAGACGCCGACCGGCTGGAAATTCTTCGGCAATCTGCTCGACGCCGGCATGGCGACGATCTGCGGCGAGGAAAGCGCCGGCACCGGCAGCGATCACGTCCGTGAGAAGGACGGGCTGTGGGCGGTGTTGCTGTGGCTCAACATCCTCGCCGCGACGGGCAAGAGCGTCGACCGGATCGCGCGCGATCACTGGGCGGAATATGGCCGAAACTATTACGCGCGCCACGATTACGAGGGCGTCGACAGCGCCGCGGCCGACATCCTGATGGCGGAACTACGCGGCAAGCTCGGCACGCTGCCCGGCACGGCGTTCGGCCCACTCACCGTCGCGGCGGCGGACGACTTCGCCTATGAGGACCCGACCGATGGCTCGGTGAGCCGCAACCAGGGTGTGCGTGTGCTGTTCGAGGGTGGCAGCCGCGTCGTGTTCCGCCTGTCGGGCACCGGGACGAGCGGCGCGACTCTGCGCGTCTACCTCGAACGCTACGAGCCGGTCGGCGGCGATATGGATGCCGAAACCGGCGCGATGCTGGCGGACATCGTCGCCGCGGCCGAGGCGATCGCCGGGATTCGCGCGCATACCGGACGCGAGCAGCCCGACGTCGTGACGTGA
- a CDS encoding glycogen debranching enzyme: MTATLVAGGVDFTVRAPRAEAVWLCLFDGDAERRVAMARSGDTWHARVTGAGEGTRYGFRTDADSAKLLVDPHAVTLDRRFVYDPHLREPRIDTAALVPKAIVTAPLPPLDLPPLFRTGGLIYEINVRAFTMRHPDVPVSQRGTIAALAHPAVIAHLRRIGVAAVELMPVVAWIDERHLPPLGLGNGWGYNPVVPMALDPRLAPGGIAELRATVAALRAAGIGTILDLVFNHTGESDLLGPTLALRGLDDAAYARAPDGTLINDAGTGNTLDFANPAVRALTLDTLRHFVRQAGVDGFRFDLATVMARGPGFDPAAPIFAEIAADPVLRDRVLIAESWDIGPGGYQLGKFPSGWLEWNDRYRDDVRRFWRGDGSVGALATRLMGSSDLFGDRARGVSFVAAHDGFTLADTVAFATRHNHANGEDNRDGHAGEISWNNGVEGDTDDLAVRVAREGDVRALLATLFATRGTILLTAGDEFGRTQRGNNNGYAQDELLWLDWNGRDRSLEAFVADLARRRAACASLADPDVAHDATWLRLDGQPMRDADWHGASGFVLRLRDATITVDREAHTVTLTPTDQAQIA; this comes from the coding sequence GTGACCGCAACGCTCGTCGCCGGTGGCGTCGACTTCACGGTCCGCGCGCCGCGCGCGGAGGCGGTATGGCTATGCCTGTTCGACGGCGACGCCGAGCGCCGCGTCGCGATGGCGCGCAGCGGCGACACATGGCACGCGCGGGTCACCGGGGCCGGCGAGGGGACGCGCTACGGCTTCCGCACCGACGCCGATTCGGCCAAGCTGCTGGTCGATCCGCATGCGGTGACGCTCGACCGGCGCTTCGTCTACGACCCGCACCTGCGTGAGCCGCGCATCGATACCGCCGCGCTGGTCCCCAAGGCGATCGTCACCGCGCCGCTGCCGCCGCTCGACCTGCCGCCGCTGTTCCGTACCGGTGGGCTGATCTACGAGATCAACGTTCGCGCCTTTACGATGCGCCACCCCGACGTGCCGGTCTCACAGCGCGGGACGATCGCCGCGCTCGCGCATCCGGCGGTGATCGCGCACCTCCGGCGGATCGGCGTCGCGGCGGTCGAGCTGATGCCGGTCGTCGCATGGATCGACGAGCGGCATCTGCCACCGCTCGGGCTCGGCAACGGCTGGGGCTACAACCCGGTCGTGCCGATGGCGCTCGACCCACGGCTCGCCCCCGGCGGCATCGCCGAGCTGCGCGCCACGGTTGCGGCATTGCGCGCGGCCGGTATCGGCACCATCCTCGACCTCGTGTTCAACCACACCGGCGAGAGCGACCTCCTCGGCCCGACGCTGGCGCTGCGCGGGCTGGACGATGCCGCCTATGCGCGGGCGCCCGACGGGACGCTCATCAACGACGCCGGCACCGGCAACACGCTCGACTTCGCCAATCCGGCGGTGCGTGCGCTGACGCTCGACACGCTGCGCCACTTCGTTCGCCAAGCGGGGGTCGACGGCTTCCGCTTCGACCTTGCCACGGTGATGGCGCGCGGTCCCGGCTTCGACCCCGCCGCACCGATCTTCGCGGAGATCGCCGCCGACCCGGTGCTGCGCGACCGGGTACTGATCGCCGAGTCGTGGGACATCGGCCCCGGCGGCTATCAGCTGGGAAAGTTTCCCAGCGGCTGGCTCGAATGGAACGACCGCTACCGCGACGACGTCCGCCGCTTCTGGCGCGGCGACGGCAGCGTGGGGGCGCTCGCGACGCGGCTGATGGGATCGAGCGATCTGTTCGGCGACCGCGCGCGCGGGGTCAGCTTCGTCGCGGCGCACGACGGCTTTACGCTCGCCGACACCGTTGCCTTTGCCACGCGCCACAATCACGCCAACGGCGAGGACAATCGCGACGGCCATGCCGGCGAGATTTCGTGGAACAATGGGGTCGAGGGCGACACCGACGACCTTGCGGTGCGCGTCGCGCGTGAGGGTGACGTCCGCGCGCTGCTCGCGACGCTTTTCGCGACCCGCGGAACGATCCTGCTTACCGCCGGGGACGAATTCGGCCGCACGCAGCGCGGCAACAACAACGGCTATGCGCAGGACGAATTGCTGTGGCTCGACTGGAACGGCCGTGACCGTTCGCTTGAAGCGTTCGTCGCCGATCTCGCACGGCGACGCGCGGCGTGCGCGTCACTGGCCGATCCGGACGTCGCGCATGACGCGACATGGTTACGCCTCGATGGTCAGCCGATGCGCGACGCCGACTGGCATGGCGCGTCCGGCTTCGTCCTGCGGCTGCGCGATGCGACGATCACCGTCGATCGCGAGGCGCACACCGTAACGCTGACGCCGACCGATCAGGCACAGATCGCATAA
- a CDS encoding Xaa-Pro peptidase family protein: protein MTIGGSSAAAELAAITPWANKAPPIDTTERHARLERARTLTAGLGADALLVQAGPSLHYFTGVAWNPSERLVALLLPVTGTPRLICPAFERGSLEAELAISADLALWEEDEDPVALVADALPAGATLALDPMLFYGWARRLAGAGLATVDGAPAIDGCRMLKSSAEIALMTQAMQMTLAVHAAAARILRPGIRESEVIRFIDDAHRAIGGGPSYFCAVQFGQATAYPHGLPGDRALAEGDLVLVDTGCRVHGYHSDITRTYAFGPVADEVRAIWDIEHAAQAAAFAAVAPGVPCEDVDAAARAVLVREGLGPDYRLPGLPHRTGHGIGLSIHEPAYLVRGDKTPLAPGMCFSNEPMIVVPERFGIRLEDHFYVTNAGAAWFTEPQPSIDRPFD, encoded by the coding sequence ATGACGATCGGCGGATCCAGCGCGGCGGCGGAACTTGCCGCCATCACTCCCTGGGCGAACAAGGCGCCACCGATCGATACGACCGAGCGCCACGCGCGGCTGGAGCGCGCCCGTACGCTGACCGCCGGGCTGGGCGCCGATGCGCTGCTCGTGCAGGCCGGCCCGTCGCTCCACTATTTCACCGGCGTGGCGTGGAACCCGAGCGAGCGGCTGGTCGCGCTGCTGTTGCCCGTCACCGGCACGCCGCGGCTGATTTGCCCGGCGTTCGAGCGCGGCTCGCTGGAGGCAGAACTCGCCATCTCCGCCGATCTCGCGTTGTGGGAAGAGGATGAGGACCCGGTCGCACTGGTCGCCGACGCGCTGCCCGCCGGGGCGACGCTCGCGCTCGATCCGATGCTCTTCTACGGCTGGGCGCGGCGGCTGGCGGGAGCGGGGCTGGCGACCGTCGACGGCGCGCCCGCGATCGATGGCTGCCGGATGCTCAAGTCGTCCGCGGAGATCGCGCTGATGACTCAGGCGATGCAGATGACGCTGGCGGTGCACGCCGCCGCCGCGCGCATCCTGCGCCCCGGCATCCGCGAGAGCGAGGTCATCCGCTTCATCGACGATGCGCATCGCGCGATCGGCGGCGGCCCGTCCTATTTCTGCGCGGTGCAGTTCGGGCAGGCGACCGCCTACCCGCACGGCCTCCCCGGCGATCGCGCGCTGGCGGAGGGCGATCTGGTGCTGGTCGACACCGGCTGCCGCGTCCATGGCTATCATTCCGACATCACGCGCACCTATGCCTTTGGCCCGGTCGCCGACGAGGTGCGTGCGATCTGGGACATCGAACATGCCGCGCAGGCCGCCGCTTTTGCTGCGGTCGCACCGGGCGTGCCGTGCGAGGACGTCGACGCCGCGGCGCGTGCGGTGCTGGTGCGCGAGGGGCTTGGGCCCGACTATCGCCTGCCCGGCCTGCCGCACCGCACCGGTCACGGGATCGGGCTGTCGATCCACGAGCCGGCCTATCTGGTGCGCGGCGACAAGACCCCGCTCGCACCGGGCATGTGCTTCTCGAACGAACCGATGATCGTGGTGCCCGAACGGTTCGGCATCCGGCTGGAGGATCATTTCTACGTCACGAACGCTGGAGCGGCGTGGTTTACCGAGCCACAACCGAGTATCGACCGGCCATTCGATTGA
- a CDS encoding multidrug effflux MFS transporter, with the protein MKPHAAPPGMNATEFVIFVAAVMAVNALGVDLMLPALADIGRDLAIDQANHRQWVVTAYVLGFGVGQLLYGPLADRYGRKPVLVATLIGFVGASVFAAASATFAALLGARVLQGLMSASTRVIAVAVVRDNASGRAMARTMSVAQMIFFLVPILAPTIGQGLLVIGPWRFVFYALGGFAGLVLVWTLTRLPETLPAERRTAISLANLSSSYRLTLTNRYSLGYALAASLTFGGIIAFVSSAQQVFVDEFGAGDRFTLLFAICAGAMGVASFMNSRLVERLGTRLISQTAVLALIVLSLMHLSVVWMGWETLASYMVFQSLSMTCIGLCGSNFGAMAMEPVGRIAGTASSVQGFITSVGAVLVGSAIGQSYAGTTLPLTLGYLAIGVAAFVIVYVVEEGQLFRARLA; encoded by the coding sequence ATGAAGCCCCACGCCGCGCCTCCGGGCATGAACGCGACCGAGTTCGTCATCTTCGTCGCGGCGGTCATGGCGGTGAATGCCTTGGGGGTCGACCTGATGCTCCCCGCGCTCGCCGATATCGGGCGCGATCTGGCGATCGATCAGGCCAACCACCGGCAATGGGTGGTGACCGCCTATGTGCTCGGCTTCGGCGTCGGGCAGTTGCTCTACGGCCCGCTCGCCGATCGCTATGGGCGCAAGCCGGTCCTGGTCGCGACCTTGATCGGTTTCGTCGGCGCGAGCGTCTTCGCCGCCGCCTCGGCGACCTTCGCGGCGCTGCTCGGCGCGCGGGTGTTGCAGGGGCTGATGTCCGCCTCGACGCGCGTGATCGCGGTGGCGGTTGTACGCGACAACGCCTCGGGCCGTGCGATGGCGCGTACCATGTCGGTGGCGCAGATGATCTTCTTCCTCGTGCCGATCCTCGCGCCGACGATCGGTCAGGGGTTGCTGGTGATCGGGCCGTGGCGGTTCGTCTTCTATGCGCTGGGCGGCTTTGCGGGGCTGGTGCTGGTCTGGACGCTGACGCGGTTGCCCGAGACGCTGCCGGCTGAGCGGCGCACCGCGATCTCGCTCGCCAATCTTTCCAGCAGCTACCGGCTGACGCTCACCAACCGTTATTCGCTCGGCTATGCGCTCGCCGCCTCGCTGACCTTCGGCGGGATCATCGCCTTCGTGTCCTCGGCGCAGCAGGTGTTCGTCGACGAATTCGGCGCAGGCGACCGCTTCACGCTCCTGTTCGCGATCTGCGCGGGCGCGATGGGCGTGGCGTCGTTCATGAACAGCCGCCTGGTCGAGCGGCTCGGCACGCGGCTGATCTCGCAGACCGCCGTGCTGGCGCTGATCGTGCTGTCGCTGATGCACCTGTCGGTGGTGTGGATGGGGTGGGAGACGCTCGCCAGCTACATGGTCTTCCAGTCGCTGAGCATGACCTGCATCGGCCTGTGCGGGTCAAACTTCGGTGCGATGGCGATGGAGCCGGTCGGGCGGATCGCGGGCACCGCCTCGTCGGTGCAGGGCTTCATCACCAGCGTCGGCGCGGTGCTGGTCGGGTCGGCGATCGGCCAATCCTATGCCGGCACCACGCTGCCGCTGACGCTGGGCTATCTCGCGATCGGCGTCGCGGCGTTCGTGATCGTCTATGTCGTGGAGGAGGGCCAGCTCTTCCGCGCCCGGCTCGCCTGA
- a CDS encoding PepSY domain-containing protein: MTSSRPAAIAAELQRAVWRWHFFAGLLVLPFLLWLAVTGALYLYKPEIERQVYADWIHVTPGRATLPLDTLAARVGASVGGAVTQVQKPARLDESWRVTVRRGDGTKLMAFVDPHDAHVFGTTHPGGVMQTVKHLHSLAITGWVGNWLIEIAAGWSIILVVSGLYLWWGRGRTMTVRGRASGRLFWRDLHAVTGLFAGGLILFLAISGMPWSAVWGHNVQAGVAGAGWGRPAAPGGEGHAGHDLPWSLQQHTMPMGHDGPRVTADRALASAQARGMAPDWTLTWPEGPGAPYLVSAVLGPSEAAHVVYVDAGTGRVLQDAGFKDFGRAGQVIEWSAAVHQGKEYGEANRLIMLFACAALALLTITAPVMWWKRGPRGRTTLPDARTGTGLLAIMGVAGLLFPLTGLTMLAALGYGRIKAVVGAAQASRARKSWPSSTT, from the coding sequence ATGACATCTTCCCGTCCGGCCGCGATCGCGGCCGAACTCCAGCGCGCGGTGTGGCGCTGGCACTTCTTTGCCGGCCTGCTGGTGCTGCCGTTCCTGCTGTGGCTGGCGGTGACCGGCGCGCTGTATCTCTACAAGCCCGAGATCGAGCGGCAGGTCTATGCCGACTGGATCCACGTCACGCCGGGACGCGCGACGCTGCCGCTCGACACGCTCGCCGCGCGCGTCGGCGCGTCGGTCGGCGGTGCGGTGACGCAGGTGCAGAAGCCCGCGCGCCTCGACGAGAGCTGGCGCGTGACGGTTCGTCGCGGCGACGGCACGAAGCTGATGGCGTTCGTCGACCCGCATGATGCGCACGTTTTCGGCACCACCCATCCGGGCGGGGTGATGCAGACCGTCAAGCATCTCCACAGCCTTGCGATTACCGGCTGGGTCGGCAACTGGCTGATCGAGATCGCCGCCGGCTGGTCGATCATCCTCGTCGTCAGCGGACTGTACTTGTGGTGGGGGCGCGGGCGGACGATGACGGTGCGCGGGCGCGCGAGCGGGCGGTTGTTCTGGCGCGACCTCCATGCCGTGACCGGGCTGTTCGCGGGCGGACTGATCCTGTTCCTCGCGATCAGCGGCATGCCGTGGAGCGCGGTGTGGGGGCATAACGTCCAGGCGGGGGTCGCGGGCGCGGGCTGGGGTCGACCGGCCGCGCCCGGCGGCGAGGGTCATGCCGGGCACGACCTGCCATGGTCACTTCAGCAACATACCATGCCAATGGGGCATGATGGCCCGCGCGTTACTGCCGACCGCGCGCTGGCTTCGGCGCAGGCGCGCGGCATGGCGCCCGACTGGACGCTGACGTGGCCGGAAGGCCCCGGTGCGCCGTATCTGGTCAGCGCCGTGCTGGGGCCGTCGGAGGCAGCGCATGTCGTCTATGTCGACGCCGGCACCGGGCGGGTGCTGCAGGATGCCGGGTTCAAGGACTTCGGCCGCGCCGGTCAGGTGATCGAGTGGAGCGCCGCCGTCCACCAGGGCAAGGAATATGGCGAGGCCAATCGGCTCATCATGCTGTTCGCCTGCGCCGCGCTCGCGCTGCTGACGATCACCGCGCCGGTGATGTGGTGGAAGCGGGGCCCGCGCGGGCGGACGACGCTGCCCGATGCGCGCACCGGCACCGGGCTGCTCGCGATCATGGGCGTGGCGGGGCTGCTGTTTCCGCTGACCGGGCTGACCATGCTCGCCGCGCTCGGCTACGGCCGGATCAAGGCCGTCGTCGGTGCGGCTCAGGCGAGCCGGGCGCGGAAGAGCTGGCCCTCCTCCACGACATAG
- a CDS encoding DUF2946 family protein: MSGLRASPRLLVALAALALLVRLLVPAGFMPQVAHGQVTIVACPGMATASTAHHHGHDAPVHDGFERPCAFAAVAAPATLLAIVLLLVLPLAAVVRRLLSPETRLAPRSALRWRPPLRAPPTILPTR; the protein is encoded by the coding sequence GTGAGCGGCCTTCGCGCCTCGCCGCGGCTGCTGGTCGCGCTCGCCGCGCTCGCGCTGCTCGTGCGGCTGCTGGTGCCTGCCGGGTTCATGCCGCAGGTTGCACACGGACAGGTCACGATCGTCGCCTGCCCCGGCATGGCGACGGCGAGCACCGCGCACCATCATGGACATGACGCGCCGGTGCACGACGGCTTCGAGCGACCATGCGCCTTTGCCGCGGTCGCCGCGCCTGCCACGCTGCTCGCGATCGTGCTGTTGCTCGTTCTGCCGCTGGCCGCGGTGGTCCGGCGTCTTCTATCTCCCGAAACCCGGCTCGCGCCACGCAGCGCGCTCCGCTGGCGTCCCCCACTCCGCGCTCCACCGACGATCCTCCCGACCCGCTGA
- a CDS encoding OsmC family protein translates to MTRVQLHWTGNRGVGTAGYTSYARDHEIAAEGKAVIAGSSDPRFRGDATRWNPEELLLGAISACHQLWYLHLCADAGIVVTAYRDEAEAVLTLDADGNGQVSEATLRPHVTIAVGGDVALAEALHAEAQRRCFIARSVAFPVRHAAAIAVAAVCSG, encoded by the coding sequence ATGACGCGCGTCCAGCTGCACTGGACCGGCAATCGCGGTGTCGGCACCGCGGGTTATACCAGCTATGCGCGCGACCATGAGATTGCGGCCGAGGGGAAGGCGGTGATCGCCGGCTCGTCGGACCCGCGCTTCCGTGGCGATGCGACACGCTGGAATCCGGAGGAGCTGCTGCTCGGTGCGATCAGCGCGTGCCATCAATTGTGGTATCTGCACCTGTGCGCCGATGCGGGGATCGTCGTCACCGCCTATCGCGACGAGGCGGAGGCGGTGCTGACGCTCGACGCGGACGGCAATGGGCAGGTGAGCGAGGCAACGCTGCGCCCGCACGTCACGATCGCCGTCGGCGGCGACGTCGCGCTGGCCGAGGCGCTCCATGCGGAGGCGCAGCGGCGCTGCTTCATCGCGCGCTCGGTCGCCTTCCCGGTGCGCCACGCGGCGGCGATCGCGGTCGCCGCAGTATGTTCTGGTTAA